The DNA sequence CTGCACGATCTGCAGGTTTTGTTGAAACCGGCCACAGGTGAATCGGCACCTGAAAAGAAATAGAATCACAATCGATATGCCAAGTTATATTCGTTTCATAGACAAGCGAATATAACTTGGCATTCCTTGAATAGGAAGTCGGAAATGGCACATATCAGCGACGAGATGATCGATCCCGAACTACGAAGCACCGGGAGGATAATCCGACGCGTTTTGCCATACTTCACGCCTTCATCAATTCGCTGGGCGAATCGTGCAACGCGGCTGTTGAACGGTGTCAACTACACGCATTTGCGTTATGAGCAGCGGCATTTACGCAGGCCGGACGGCACCAGCCTCCGTATCTGCATTTACCGGCCAAAGCCTAATCCTTCCGACAAAACCACCAACGCAAATTTATTCTTTGGTTCGGTGCCCGGCATCCTATGGATTCACGGTGGAGGATTCGCCCTTGAATCCCCGGAACTTGAGGCTTTTTATTTTGAAAAGATAGTGGACGCCACCAATGCCGTTCTCGTCGCTCCTGATTACCGCAAATCCACCGAGGCACCGTACCCTGCGGCCCTCGAAGATTGCTATTGGACACTGCTGTGGCTGAAAGACCACGCCAAACAGTTGGGCGTGTGTTCAGACCAACTAATCGTCGCAGGAGCCAGCGCGGGCGGCAATCTAACGGCCGCCGTCAGTCTTTTGGCACGGGACCGGAAAGACGTGAATATCGCGTTTCAGGTGCCGATCTGCCCGATGCTGGACGATCGAGACACGGTAAGCTCGTGCGACAACGATGCCCCAGTCTGGAATACTGCTTCAAATCGTCTGTGCTGGAATATGTATCTAAGAAAGCGCAGAACCACTGGTAATATACCGGCGTATGCCGCTCCAGCCAGGGCTCAAGATCTAAGCGGACTGCCGCCGACGCTGAGCTATGTCGGCGATATCGAGCCGTTCCACGATGAAACAGTCACCTACATGGATCGTCTGGCCGCAGCCGGCGCGGAGACAAGATTCCGTGTCTTCCCAGGCGCGTTCCACGTCTTCGACGCGTTGGTGCCCCATGCCAAGGTTTCTGAAGACGCGACTCAATTCTTACAAGATGGCTTCGAATACGGCATCAAAAATTTCTTAGCCTCTCAAAGTTGAAGTTACAGAATTCATGCGAAAATCGGCATGTGCTGAGGGAACGGAATTCAGGATCTTAGGGGCCGGGTGCGTCCCCGGTCCGGGTCCGGCGGTGTTGCTCCGGTGTGTGGTGTGGTGTCCGGGGTGTCCGGCTTGATCCGGGTCCGGTGTTTGTGTTGTG is a window from the Bifidobacterium sp. ESL0745 genome containing:
- a CDS encoding alpha/beta hydrolase, with protein sequence MAHISDEMIDPELRSTGRIIRRVLPYFTPSSIRWANRATRLLNGVNYTHLRYEQRHLRRPDGTSLRICIYRPKPNPSDKTTNANLFFGSVPGILWIHGGGFALESPELEAFYFEKIVDATNAVLVAPDYRKSTEAPYPAALEDCYWTLLWLKDHAKQLGVCSDQLIVAGASAGGNLTAAVSLLARDRKDVNIAFQVPICPMLDDRDTVSSCDNDAPVWNTASNRLCWNMYLRKRRTTGNIPAYAAPARAQDLSGLPPTLSYVGDIEPFHDETVTYMDRLAAAGAETRFRVFPGAFHVFDALVPHAKVSEDATQFLQDGFEYGIKNFLASQS